A window of the Deltaproteobacteria bacterium genome harbors these coding sequences:
- a CDS encoding toxin-antitoxin system HicB family antitoxin: protein MSMLSLRLPESVHNKVRDLAAKESISINQFISTAVAEKMAALLTEEYLEERARRADPAAFDRILAVVPDVPPIPGDERQPFRVDKKPNKRMGRARKTRRSF, encoded by the coding sequence ATGAGCATGTTGAGTTTGCGGCTGCCAGAGTCGGTGCATAATAAAGTGCGCGATCTGGCTGCAAAAGAGTCCATATCCATCAACCAATTCATCTCTACGGCTGTTGCGGAGAAGATGGCCGCCCTGTTAACGGAAGAATACCTGGAGGAGCGAGCACGTCGGGCGGACCCTGCGGCATTTGATCGCATATTGGCTGTCGTACCAGATGTTCCGCCGATACCCGGCGATGAGCGACAGCCGTTCAGAGTCGACAAAAAGCCTAACAAAAGGATGGGGCGAGCGCGAAAGACGCGTCGCTCATTCTGA
- a CDS encoding PIN domain-containing protein, translating into MHFLWRPLLRDPNDEFVLEVAVAARCQYVMTHNVRDFVGAERFGVKVLRPGQFLRQLEESP; encoded by the coding sequence ATTCACTTTTTGTGGCGTCCGCTTCTGCGTGATCCGAACGATGAGTTCGTACTCGAAGTGGCCGTAGCGGCTCGCTGTCAATATGTCATGACGCACAATGTCCGCGACTTTGTGGGCGCGGAACGTTTTGGCGTCAAGGTCCTACGACCAGGTCAATTCTTACGACAGTTGGAGGAATCGCCATGA
- a CDS encoding 2-pyrone-4,6-dicarboxylate hydrolase — translation MPMATRTAAGEKIYEWHRNPRMPVPAPPAESCDCQFHIYADPVKFSPRANAPYPPIESATFAEARRMHKAIGFERGVIVHSAIYGSDHRSLLHELEALNDPAHYRAIGILDDRVSESEAARLHAAGVRGARFNFVRFFAMEQREAEVRRNMARLRELGWHARLHVNGEDLLENSALLRSIKDVPMVMDHFGHVGFEGGMERPVIKWVLESLKRENWWVMISNGNRDSKMDAGWDDAIPYGKAFIEAAPDRIIWGTDWPHPQWKKRMMNDAEEVELLYRYVDNDAALLKKILVDNPARLHGFV, via the coding sequence ATGCCGATGGCTACCCGCACAGCCGCAGGAGAAAAAATCTACGAATGGCATCGCAATCCGCGCATGCCGGTGCCGGCGCCGCCCGCGGAAAGCTGCGATTGCCAGTTTCACATCTATGCCGATCCGGTGAAATTTTCACCGCGCGCCAATGCGCCCTATCCGCCGATCGAGAGCGCGACATTCGCCGAAGCGCGGCGCATGCACAAAGCGATCGGCTTCGAGCGCGGTGTGATCGTGCACAGCGCAATCTATGGCAGCGACCATCGATCGTTACTGCACGAGCTCGAAGCGCTAAACGATCCGGCGCACTACCGCGCCATTGGCATTCTCGACGATAGAGTTTCTGAGAGCGAAGCGGCGCGGCTGCATGCCGCCGGCGTGCGCGGCGCGCGCTTTAACTTTGTCCGTTTCTTCGCCATGGAACAGCGCGAGGCGGAGGTGCGCCGCAACATGGCGCGCCTGCGCGAGCTGGGTTGGCACGCGCGGCTCCACGTCAACGGCGAAGACCTGTTGGAGAATTCCGCCCTCCTGCGCTCGATCAAAGACGTGCCGATGGTCATGGACCACTTTGGCCACGTGGGCTTCGAAGGCGGCATGGAGCGCCCGGTGATCAAGTGGGTGCTCGAATCGCTCAAGCGCGAGAACTGGTGGGTGATGATCTCCAACGGCAACCGCGATTCCAAAATGGACGCCGGCTGGGACGATGCGATTCCCTACGGCAAAGCGTTCATCGAAGCCGCCCCGGACCGCATCATCTGGGGCACCGACTGGCCCCACCCGCAATGGAAAAAGCGCATGATGAACGACGCCGAAGAAGTCGAATTGTTGTATCGCTACGTCGACAACGACGCCGCGTTGCTGAAAAAGATCTTAGTAGACAATCCCGCGCGGCTGCACGGCTTTGTGTGA